Sequence from the Aquipuribacter hungaricus genome:
GTCAGCCCGTCGCTGCGGCTGACGTGGACGGCGAGCAGCTCCGTACCGCTGCCGCGGGAGGCGATCCGGGCGCCCCGGCGCAGCAGCGTCTCCGACTCCGGGCCCCCGGTGACGGCGACGAGCACGCGCTCCCGGGCGGGCCAGGCCGCGACGATGCCGTGCCGCTCGCGGTAGTCCTCCAGGGCCGCGTCGACCCGGTCGGCGACCCACAGCAGCGCCAGCTCGCGCAGCGCCGTGAGGTTGCCGACCCGGAACCAGTCGGCGAGCGCGGCGTCCACCCGCTCCGGGGGGTACACGTTGCCGTGGGCCATCCGCCGCCGCAGCGCCTCGGGGCTCATGTCGACGAGCTCGACCTGCTCGGCGGCGCGGACCACGGTGTCGGGCACCGTCTCCTGCTGCCGTACCCCGGTGATCGCGGCGACGACGTCGACGAGGCTCTCCAGGTGCTGGACGTTGACGGTGGTGACGACGTCGACGCCCGCGTCGAGCAGCGCCTCGACGTCCTGCCACCGCTTCTCGTGCCGCGAGCCGGGCGCGCAGCTGTGGGCGAGCTCGTCGACCAGGGCGACCTCGGGCGCGCGACGGAGCACGGCGTCCAGGTCCATCTCGTCCAGGTCGGTCCCCCGGTGCCGGAGCCGGCGCCGCGGCACGACCTCCAGGCCCTCGAGCAGCTCGGCGGTGTGGCGGCGCCCGTGCGTCTCGACGACGGCGACCACCACGTCGGTGCCGCGGGCCGCACGTCGGCGGCCCTCGTCGAGCATGGCGAAGGTCTTGCCCACGCCGGGCGCCGCCCCGAGGTAGACGCGCAGGGTCCCGCGCCGGCTGCCGTCCACGGGTCTCATGGTCGCAGCCCCCCGGGCGGCGGCCTCAGCCCGTCGCACCGGCGCCGCCCCCGGCCTCTCCTGCGTCCCCCCGCTCAGCCAGCGCGAGGTTGAGCCCGAGGACGGACACCCCCGGCTCGCCGAGGAACCCCAGCGACCGTCCGGTGGTGGCGTCGGCGACCAGGGCCCGGACCTCGGCCTCGTCGAGGCCCCTCTCGCGGGCGACCCGGGGTACCTGCAGCTCGGCGTAGGCGGCCGAGACGTGCGGGTCCAGGCCGGACGCCGAGGCGGTGACCGCGTCCGGGGGGACGGCCGAGGCGTCGACGCCCTCGCGGGCGGCCACCGCATCGATCCGCTCCTGCACGGTGGCGAACAGCTCCTCGTTCTCGGGCCCGAGGTTGCCGGCGCCGCTGGCCAGCGGGTCGTAGCCGTCACCGGCCGCCGACGGGCGTGGCACGAACCAGCCCTCCCCCTCCGGCGGCACCTGGCCCAGCAGGGCGGAGCCGACCACCTCGCCGTCGAGCCGGACCAGGGAGCCGTCGGCCCGGTCGGGGACGAGCCGCCCCACGGCCCAGACCGCGCCGGGGTAGGCGAGACCGAGCACCAGGGTGAGGACCAGCAGGAGTCGGAGGCCGGCCAGGGTCTGCTGCGCGAAGGAGGTCACAGGAACGATCCGATCAGGAGGTCGACGGCCTTGATGCCGAGGAAGGGCGTGACGATGCCGCCGACGCCGTACAGCAGGAGGTTGCGCCGCAGCAGCGCCTCGGCGCTGACGGCGCGGTAGCGGACGCCCCGCAGGGCCAGCGGCACCAGGGCGACGATGACCAGCGCGTTGAACACCACGGCGGACAGCACCGCCGACCCCGGGCTGGACAGCCGCATGACGTCCAGCACACCCAGCTGGGGGAAGGTCCCGGCGAACAGGGCCGGGACGATGGCGAAGTACTTGGCCACGTCGTTGGCGACGGAGAACGTGGTGAGCGCGCCGCGGGTGATGAGCAGCTGCTTGCCGATCTCGACGATCTCGATGAGCTTGGTCGGGTCGGAGTCGAGGTCGACCATGTTGCCGGCCTCCTTGGCGGCGGTCGTCCCGCTGCCCATCGCGACGCCGACGTCCGCCTGGGCCAGGGCCGGGGCGTCGTTGGTGCCGTCGCCGGTCATGGCCACGAGCCGGCCGCCCGCCTGCTCGCGGCGGATGAGGTCGAGCTTGTCCTCCGGGGTCGCCTCGGCGAGGACGTCGTCGACGCCCGCCTCCGCGGCGATCACCCGGGCGGTGGTGGCGTTGTCGCCGGTCACCATCACGGTGCGGATGCCCATCCGCCGCAGCTGCTCGAAGCGCTCGCGCATGCCGGGCTTGACGACGTCCGACAGGGCGACGACGCCGAGGCTGACCGCCGGCCGGCCGGGCAGCCGCTCGGCGACGACCAGCGGGGTGCCGCCCCGGGCCGAGACCTGCTCGACCGCCGGCGCCAGGTCCGTCGACGGGGTGCCGCCGTGCTGGGTGACCCACGCGACGACGGCGCTCGCGGCGCCCTTGCGGACCTCGCGCCCGTCGGCGAGGTCGACGCCGCTCATCCGGGTCTGGGCGGTGAAGGGGACAGCGGTGGAACCGTCCGGCTGCGCGTCGAGCGGTCCCTGCTCCAGGTCCACGAGCTCGACGACGTAGCGGCCCTCGGGCGTCTCGTCGGCGAGGCTGGCGAGCCGGGCCGCCTGGGCGAGCACCTCGCGAGGGGTGCCGCCGGCGGGCAGCAGGTCGGTGGCCCGCCGGTCCCCGAGGGTGATGGTCCCGGTCTTGTCCAGCAGCAGGACGTCCACGTCGCCCGCGGCCTCGACGGCCCGACCGGACATGGCGAGCACGTTGCGCTGGACGAGGCGGTCCATGCCGGCGATGCCGATCGCCGACAGCAGCGCGCCGATGGTCGTGGGGATGAGGCAGACGAGCAGCGCGACGAGCGTCACCAGCGGTTGCGCCGCGCCGGAGTAGACGGCGAACGGCTGCAGGGTGACGACGGCGAGCAGGAACACCAGGGTCAGCGAGGACAGCAGCAGCCCGAGCGCGACCTCGTTGGGGGTGCGCTGGCGGGCGGAGCTTTCGACCAGGCGGATCATCCGGTCGAGGAACGTGTCCCCGGCGGCGGCGGTGATCCGCACGACGATCCGGTCCGACAGCACCCGCGTCCCGCCGGTCACCGCCGAGCGGTCCCCGCCGGACTCCCGGATGACCGGGGCGGACTCCCCGGTGACGGCCGACTCGTCGACGCTGGCCACCCCCTCGACGATGTCGCCGTCGGAGGGGACGGTCTCGCCCGCGACGACGACGACCAGGTCGCCCACCGCGAGGTCGGCGCCGGCGAC
This genomic interval carries:
- the kdpC gene encoding potassium-transporting ATPase subunit KdpC, which codes for MTSFAQQTLAGLRLLLVLTLVLGLAYPGAVWAVGRLVPDRADGSLVRLDGEVVGSALLGQVPPEGEGWFVPRPSAAGDGYDPLASGAGNLGPENEELFATVQERIDAVAAREGVDASAVPPDAVTASASGLDPHVSAAYAELQVPRVARERGLDEAEVRALVADATTGRSLGFLGEPGVSVLGLNLALAERGDAGEAGGGAGATG
- the kdpB gene encoding potassium-transporting ATPase subunit KdpB gives rise to the protein MSTVTTATTPSPSPAREDADPPDARRRTSSALSVRQVLDALPGALRKLDPRHQVRTPVMLVVWVGAALTTALSVLDPSVLSWSITVWLWLTVLFATLAESVAEGSGKAQADSLRQARTGTLARRLLPDGSDEQVAGADLAVGDLVVVVAGETVPSDGDIVEGVASVDESAVTGESAPVIRESGGDRSAVTGGTRVLSDRIVVRITAAAGDTFLDRMIRLVESSARQRTPNEVALGLLLSSLTLVFLLAVVTLQPFAVYSGAAQPLVTLVALLVCLIPTTIGALLSAIGIAGMDRLVQRNVLAMSGRAVEAAGDVDVLLLDKTGTITLGDRRATDLLPAGGTPREVLAQAARLASLADETPEGRYVVELVDLEQGPLDAQPDGSTAVPFTAQTRMSGVDLADGREVRKGAASAVVAWVTQHGGTPSTDLAPAVEQVSARGGTPLVVAERLPGRPAVSLGVVALSDVVKPGMRERFEQLRRMGIRTVMVTGDNATTARVIAAEAGVDDVLAEATPEDKLDLIRREQAGGRLVAMTGDGTNDAPALAQADVGVAMGSGTTAAKEAGNMVDLDSDPTKLIEIVEIGKQLLITRGALTTFSVANDVAKYFAIVPALFAGTFPQLGVLDVMRLSSPGSAVLSAVVFNALVIVALVPLALRGVRYRAVSAEALLRRNLLLYGVGGIVTPFLGIKAVDLLIGSFL